Within the Halobaculum limi genome, the region TGCCGGCGACATCGAGGCCCGTGAGGGCTTACTCGTCCGCGTCGACGTGGGTGGGACGCCAGGTGTCGGCGAGGCGACGCCGTTGCCGGGGTGGACTGAGTCGCTCGAAGACTGCTACGCGTCGCTCGAACGCGCCCGCGACGGCGGCACTCTCCCGGGCCCGAACGCGCCCGCCGCTCGCCACGCCGTGACGCTCGCGTACCGCGACGCGGTCGCTCGGCGGTTAGACCGGTCGGTCGCCGCGACGCTCGCCCGCGACGACTCGCCCGCGGCGTCAGTTCCAGTGAACGCGACCGTCGGGGACGCGTCCGTCGAGGAGACTGTCGATGCGGCGCGCGCGGCGGTCGAAGACGGCTACCGGACGCTGAAACTGAAGGTCGGCATCGGGAGCGTCGAGCGAGATGTCGCTCGTGTCGAGGCAGTCGCGGACGCGGTGGCCGACACCGACACGCCGGTGACGTTGCGGGCCGACGCCAACGGTGCGTGGGACGTCGAGGAGGCACGGGAGGCGCTTGCGGCGCTCGATGGTCTCGTGGAGTACGTCGAACAACCACTGTCCGCGAGCGACATCGCGGGACACGCGGCGCTTCGCGGCGTCGG harbors:
- a CDS encoding mandelate racemase/muconate lactonizing enzyme family protein, yielding MSVVALREFAVDLAAPLSTAAGDIEAREGLLVRVDVGGTPGVGEATPLPGWTESLEDCYASLERARDGGTLPGPNAPAARHAVTLAYRDAVARRLDRSVAATLARDDSPAASVPVNATVGDASVEETVDAARAAVEDGYRTLKLKVGIGSVERDVARVEAVADAVADTDTPVTLRADANGAWDVEEAREALAALDGLVEYVEQPLSASDIAGHAALRGVGAPVALDESLIEYGVGAVLDAGACDAVVLKPMALGGPSRALAAGRAAAHAGVTPVVTTTIDAAVARTAAVHVGAAMPGGSGRAHGLGTGDLLAGDVVDDDPVPVEDGRIAVPTEPGLAGGAFVDLV